The Chthoniobacterales bacterium genomic sequence CCGTGAGGCTGACGCCGTTGACGGCGATCGAGCCTTTGAAGACGACATAGCGAGCGAACTCGGGTGGGATCGAGATGTCGAGGCGCACGTCGTTGGCTTGTTCCGTGACCGCAAGCACCTCGCCGGTGCAATCGACGTGGCCCTGCACGAAATGCCCTCCCAGGCGGCCCTCGACCCGCAGGGCGCGTTCGAGGTTGACGGGACTTGCGGGTTTGAGCCGGCCGAAGTTGGTGCGTTGGAGGCTTTCCTCGAGCAGATCAAACATCATTTGGTCGCCGCGGTGGGCGGTGACGGTGAGGCAGCAGCCATTGACCGCCACGCTTTCTCCGTTGCGCACGCGCGAGGCGGTGCGTGGGGCTTTGAGCATGAGTTGCACGGCTTGGTCCGTGCGTCGCAGCCAGCCGACGTGTCCTACTTCTTTCACCAAGCCGGTAAACATCCTCGATGAAGATGGCACGCACGGCGCGGCATGTGAAGAGCGCAGTTGCCGGCGGGCGTTTCAGCGCGAGAGACGTCCCTCGATCGTGTAGTCCCCGAGCGCTTGCGAATTCCAAACGCGTCCCGACGATTCTTTTTCGTCCGGTGTGGCGAAGGTCAGCAAGTCCAACCGGATACGGACGTATTCCGGTCTTTCGGTCGGTGCATTTTTCATGTCGAGAAGTCCCCACATGCCGGGCGAGCCCTCCTGAAGGCGCCCGAGGAAAGGCACGAACCATGCAGGTAGTTGGCGCGTCGAGCGCATCTCAAGCGCGGCGAACCACATTTGCCAGTCGAGGCGCGGCATGTGCGGCGCAAAAAACGGCATGGCGTTGCTCTCGGGCGAAATTTTCCGGCGGAACTGAAGTGTGCTCCAATGTTCTCCGTCCGCGCTGGTTTCGATCGTGATCTCCGGGCGCTCCGTGGTCATCACGCTGAAAAGGCCGTAGGAGTTCGTGCTCCTCAGGGGCAGGAGAGGCTCCACCGCGTTCCAAGCCCAGCGGGGCACCGGCACGCGGAGGACCGAAAGAAGCAGCAGGGTGCTCGCGAATACAATGATGGCGGCGGCCAGCGGACGGATCAGCCGGCCGGGCAAACTTGTGCGGACGCGCGGTTTTTCGGTGGCGAGTTTGGCGCGGATCCACGAAGGCCAGCATGCGTCATCGACCAGCGTGATGCACAGCGTCAGCGTGAGAAGATTGAAGAACCCGTAGTTGCCCGTGAGCATGATGGCGGCCATCAGCAGCGAAAATCCCCAAAAGGCAACCATTCGGACCCGCCTCGGACCGATGATGAGAAACGGGAGCACGAGCTCGATGGCGAAGACGCCCAGCAGGCAAAGTTTGTGGAACCATGCGGGTGCTTGTGCCATCCACCACGACGTCCACGCCGGGATGGGTTGGGTGAAGTAGTGGAATTGCAGCGCCGTCCCGTCGAGACAAGCGTTCCGGCCGGAGGCATCGAAACCGTGAAGTTTGACCAGCCCGGACTCGAACATCAGGCGGAAAAGAAGCCACCACACGAGCAGGCGACCGATGCGAGAGGGGGCCGATTCGCCGAACCGCAAGCGCGCTTGCCACGGTGCGTAGAGCGCGACCAGCAGCCCGGTCTCCAGCAGCAGGGCATCCCATTGGAAGCCGAGAAACACCGGAACCGCGGCAACGAATGCGAGGTAGCAAACCCACGCTGCCAATGCCGCCGGTGCGGCAAAAATTCCAAGCGCGAGTAAAACCGAGGCGGCCGTTCCGACAGCCAGCCAGAGCTGGAGCATGCCGTCGCTCGCGCCGAACCAAAGCAGTGAGGGCATCTGCCACCACGCGGCGTGCGGCGCGCCTGTTGCGGTGAAGTGGGCTTCGACCGCCTCCAGATAACCGGCGACCGGAAGAATGCCGCGTGATCCGGCCAACCCGTCGATCTGCGTCCACAGGCTGAGGAAAGCCGCGAGAAAAACCGCCCCGACCAGACGCGGAAACAGCCACCCCGAGACCTCGTAGCTCGGTGACAACGTATCCGCGCCCCAGATCCACCGTGTCACCTTGCCGCAAAAGACGCGATGCGCGGCAATCCACGCGTAGCAGCTTTCAAATGCGGCGGACACTACGGCGAGGCGTCGCGTGCAGCCCAGCAGGAGACGGGCGCAGCGGCTCTTCGTTGACAGGGCTGTGAGCGCAGCGCGGGCGCCGGTGACAATCGAGCCGTCCGAATTCCGCAAAACGACCCGCTCGAAAGATTCGCCGCCCGCCGCGCGGCGGACATCTTCCGGCGCGGTTTGCAAAGTCCTGTAGTCCACGCGGTCGCCTGTTGTCTGCTTCCAGCGGGCGACCCACTGGCGGCAGAAATTGCAATCGGCGTCCCAATACAGCACGGGCACCGGGGAAGATTCGGGGGTCGGCGCGGACATTTCAGGATGCAGCCTGCCTCGGGTCGGAGTAGTATGTCCAGTCACCGGCCGGCACGGCCATTCGCGTTGCAAGCGGGGCCGATCTGTGCCAGACACACGGAAGTTTTTACCATGCCGCGCCGAAGCTACTCCTGGGAGAATGACCCGCCCAAACCGCGCCGCCGCCGTCTCTGGCGGTGGCTGCTACTTGTGCCTGTTTTGCTCGCCCTGCTGGCCGCCGTCGCCGGCGCGGTGTTCCTGCTCATGCTGCATTCCGAGTTCCGTGAGATGGCGCAGCAGTTCGATCTCGAGCGTCTCGAGCGCATGGAGTCGGCGTCGTCCATCTACGACCGTGGCGGAACGCTCATGGGACGGATCTTCATCCAGAACCGCGAGCCGGTCCCTTATGACAAACTTCCCAAGGTTCTCGTCGAAGCGGTGGTGGCTGCCGAGGATCAGAAATTCTGGACGCACGGAGGTGTCGACTACCTCGGTATCCTCCGTGCCGCGCAGGCGAACTGGCTGGCCGGCCGGATCAGGCAAGGGGCGAGCACCGTCACGCAGCAGCTGGCGCGCAATTCTTTCGACCTCAAAGAGCGCACCTACCGCCGCAAGCTCCTCGAAATGGCCTTGGCCCAGCGCATCGAGGAGCACTTCCCCAAGGAGAAGATCATGGAGCTCTACCTCAACCGGGTTTATTTCGGGGGAGGGCTCTACGGCGCGGAGGCGGCGGCGCGCGGCTATTTCGGCGTTCCAGCCGCGGATTTGACCGCCGCGCAAGCCGCGGTGCTGGCCGGGTTGCTCAAAAGTCCCAACAGCCTGTCGCCTTGGACCAATCTCGAAGCCTCGCGCACCAGCAGGAACAACGTCCTGCGGCAAATGCTCGAAATGGGATTCCTCGATCGTTCCGCCTACGAAAAAGCGGTCGCGGAGCCGCTCGCCGTGCGTGCGCGCCCCGATCCCGTCAAGCAGTCCTACGCCATAGACTACGTGCGGCAACAAATCATTGCCTCGCTCGGCTACGACCGCGCGATGAACGGCGGATTCAAAGTTTACACCACCATCGACTCGGCGATGCAAGCGGAGGCGGAGAAATCCCTTCGCCGCGAACTGGACACCATCGAAGCGCGTCCGGGCTACGGGCATGAGACTTATGCGAGGTTTCAGGAACGCCTTGAAGGCAAGGGCTTGAAGCCGGGGGATTCCAACACCGAGCAACCGGCCTATCTCCAAGGTGCTGTGCTCGCACTCGACAACACGACGGGCGGAATCCTCGTGATGGTGGGCGGTCGTGACTTTCGACACAGCGAATACAACCGCAGCGTGCAGGGAAGGCGTCCTGTCGGCACCGCGTTCGTCCCCTTTCTCTATGCTGCTGCGTTCGAGAAAGGCCTTTTCCCCGGCACAGTCGTCCAAGACTGGGCGTTGGACAACCGGCTGGTAGGTTTCGGGGGCACAGCGGGAATCCTCGGCGAGTGGGGCGTGGAGCAGGCGCAGAATTCCTACGAGGGTGAAATCACGGCCCGCGAGGCGCTGGTGCGCGGGAAGAATGGTGCGGTGGTGCGTCTGGGATTCCAGACTGGTGCAGATGCGGTGACGAAGCTCGCCCGCGAGGCTGGCATCGAGTCGCCCCTGCGGCCCTATGCGAACGCTTACCTCGGATCGAGCGAACAAACGCTCGAAGAGACGGCGTTGGCTTACACCATTTTCCCGGGCATGGGCACGCGTCCGGACCGGACCCATATCATTGAACGCATCGAAAATCCCGAGGGGGAAGTCGTTTACCAACGGCAGACGCAGCGCAAGAAAGTCGTGACGGAGGGTGTCGCCTGGCAGGTGCACAATCTGCTCACCGACGTCATTGCGCGCGGCACCGGAAGCAAGGCAGTGACGGATTACGGACTCGCCGTCGCTGGCGCGGCCGGGAAAACCGGCACCGCCTACAACTTCACCGATGTCTGGTTTATGGGCTACACCCCGGCGGTGACCTGCGGCGTATGGATCGGCTATGACAAACCGCAGCAGATTTTCCGCGGGGCGTTCGGCAGGGATCTTGCTTTGCCTGTGTGGGTGGATGTGATGAATGCCTCGCGCAAGGATTTTCCCTCGGAGCCGATGAAGGCTCCCGTGTCGGTCGAACACGTGGAGATATGTCGCCTCTCCGGCGAACTGGCCACGGACAAATGCCTGGACAAAACACGAACTGCCGACGGCGCGGAAACATCGTCATCCACCGCCTACAGCGAATATGCGGTGCTGGGCCGCGCGCCCACGGTCGAGTGCAGCGTCCATTCCGGCGGCTTGAAGAGCTTCGTCAAAGAATTCAACGAAGAAGAGTGGCCGCGCGCCGCGGTGGCGGTCGACTTGAGCAAGGTGCCCCCTGTGGACGTGTCCTCGGCTCCGGTCGTCGGCAGCGCCGACCCCTACAACGCCGTGTCGCCGGCGACGATGGACGCATTCGGTGCCGATGTGCCAGTGGCCAAGGCTTTCGCGGTGAATTCGCCGGAAGCCGCGGTCGCTGCCGGGGCAACGAACAATCTTCCCCCCGCTCCCGAAGTGCGCAAACCCGAACAGGGAGGAGTGGCGGCTGCGCTCTCCGCGGAAATGCCGTCGGTGAATCTGCCGCCTCCGCCCCCGATACGTTTCTGAGTGCGTGCGCCGGTGCGCGGCGTCAGTGCGGGTGTCGTTTTGCGCCGGTCGTCGGGTGCGTGAACAGGGCAAACGGCTCGAAGCACTGCTGCGCCCTGCGCCAAAAATACGCCGCCGTGGCCGACGATCCGGCCGGGAGTCGGCGACGGACGGCGATCTTCGCGATTTCCTGCGGCCTCGGCTTGAGCGTCCCGGGCTTCAGCAAGACGCGGTAAAGAATCGTCACGGCCCCGGCGCGCGGACGGTCGAGCAAATCGAGCGGAGCGGCTGTTGCAATCTGCATGCCGATTTCCTCGCGGACTTCGCGGCGCAGCGCATTGATCAAGGCTTCGCCCTGTTTGACTTTCCCCCCGGGCAGGGTCCAGCGTCTCGAGCCCTTGGCTTGCTTGACCAGGACCACGCCGCCGAACGCGTCCTCGATCCATGCCATGACCGAGATGCGTTTGGTCGGTTTGTTTGATCTCGTGCCCATGGCGTTCAGCCGACTTCCTTGCCGATACAAAGCACGGCGCTTTTCGCGCGGAGTGTGATCCGGTTCCTGTCACCCAGCAAAGGAGCCTGCGCGGGTTCGCGGATGTCGTCCGGCGACGGGCGTGCTGTGTCTGCCATAAGATGCCAACTCCAGCGTGCAGGCAGGGAGGGAAGGTCGAAATCCAGATCTTCCGAGTGCATGTTGAATGCCGCGTAAAAAAACTCGCCCGAACCACCGATCGCGTGGTCGTGCTGCCCGCAAATCATGAAGGCCAGCGAATGGCTGTGACAGCCCCAGTCGGGTTGGCCGGGATTGACGCCGTGCCATGAAATGTCCGGATAGCCGCTGCCGATGTTGTCCGTTCCCGTGAACCATTCGTCGCGGTGGAGGCTCGCGTGGCTGTGGCGGAAGGCGATGAGCATTTTGACAAAACGTCGCAGACCCGTGTCGGTTTCCGCCAGCTTCCAGTCGAGCCAGTTCCACTCCGCATCGTGGCAGTAGGGGTTGTTGTTGCCGCGTTGCGTGCGTCCCATTTCGTCGCCCATGTAAAGCATGGGGACACCCTGGCTGACGAGGAGCAGGGTCATGGCGTTCTTCGCACAGCGCAATCTCAGGGCCCGGATTTCGGGATCCTCTGTGGGTCCCTCGGCCCCGCAGTTCCATGAGAGGTTTTCATCGCCGCCGTCGAGACCTTCTTCACCGTTCTCGCGGTTCCGCTTCTCCGAATAGGCGAAGAGGTCGGCCAGCGTGAATCCGTCATGGCACGTGATGAAGTTCACCGATGCGGAAGGCCTGCGCCCGCTGGGCTGGTAAAGATCCGGCGAGCCCATGATGCGCTGGACCATTTCGCCGACGGAGTCGTCATCGCCGCGGAGAAAACGCCGCGCCGCATCGCGGAACTTCCCGTTCCATTCCATCCATCGCCCGTAATTCGGGAAGTTGCCCACTTGGTAAAGTCCGCCGGCATCCCAAGCCTCGGCGATCAACTCGCAGTGTGCGAGCACCGGATCGTGCGCGATCGATTCGAGCAGCGGGGGATTGGGCAGGGGATGGCCCTGCGAGTCGCGTCCGAGCACGGACGCCAGATCGAAGCGGAATCCGTCGATATGGTATTCGGCAGCCCAATAGCGCAGGCAGTCGATGACAAAGTCCCTCACCACCGGATGGTTGCAGTCGAGGGTGTTTCCGCACCCGCTGAAGTTGAGGTAATCGCCGTTCGGCGCGAGGAGGTAATAGGTTTTGTTGTCCAGTCCGCGGAAAGAAATGACAGGGCCGGTCGCATCGCCTTCCGCGGTGTGATTGAAGACAACGTCAAGAACCACTTGGATGCCCGCGGCGTGGAATGCCTTGACCAGTTCCTTCATCTCGTTGACTTCCCCGCCCGCCGCCGCAGTGGCGGCGTAGCCGGCTTTCGGGGCGCGGAACGCGAGCGTGCTGTATCCCCAGTAATTGTGGAGATGCTCGCCGGTGTCGGGGTTTTGCCGTGTGTTTTCGTGTTCGTTGAATTCGAACACCGGCATCAACTCCACACAGTTGATGCCGAGGTCGCGAAGGTAGGGGATTTTCTCGCGCAGTCCGTCGAAGGTCCCGGGGTTGGCCACGCCCGAGGATGCATGGCGGGTGAAGCCGCGCACGTGGAGTTCGTAGATGACCAGTTCCGAAACCGGGAGATCGAGCGGACGGTCGTGTTCCCAGTCGAAGTTGTTGGCGGGGATGCGCCCGCGGTGGGGGAAAATATCGCGCTCCTTGACGGGGCCGCGGAAGGCTTCGCGTCCGCTCACCGCCCGCGCGTAGGGGTCGAGCAAAATGTGCCGCGGGTCGAAGCGGTGCCCGGCGTGCGGGTTGAACGGCCCGTCCATGCGGTAGCCGTATTCGATTTTCTCCGGATCGAGATCGAACACCATCATGGCGAACACATCGCCCATGCGGAACTCGGGAGGAAAGGGGATCTCGGCAAACGGACGCTGGGCTCCTTTTTCAAAAAGAATCAGAGTGCATCCCGTGGCATTGGAGGAAAAGACGGAGAAGTTGATGCCGGCGGGCACGATGCTCGCGCCGAACGGCAGCGGGTGCCCGTAGCGCAGCCGGAAAACGCCGTGGTGGTGCGTCGGGGCGTGTTTGTGTTCGGCGGGCATCCTTGCCTCTCAACGGTGCGGCGAAGTTACTTCCACTTGATGTTGCAGCCCATGCTCGGGTGCTGGGGTGATGGAGCCGGGTGTCCGCCGAGAAGGGCATCCAGCGCGGCGCGGAAGTCGCTTCCGGTCACAGCCACTCCGTTGCCCGGTGTGCTGGCGTCCATGCGCCCGTGGTAATGGAGGCGGGCGCTGCGGTCGAAGATGTAGAACTCCGGCGTGCAGACTGCGTGGAATGCGCGCGCCGTGTCCTGCGACTCGTCGTAGAGGACGGGAAAGGGTATGGCCCGTTCGCGAATCATGGCTGCAAGTTTCTCCGGTGCGTCCTCCGGATGCGTCGCGATGTTGTTGGCGCTGATTCCGACGAACGCGATTCCGCGCGGGAGGTAGCCGCGGGCGATGGATATCAACTCCGGCAGCA encodes the following:
- the glgX gene encoding glycogen debranching protein GlgX, whose amino-acid sequence is MPAEHKHAPTHHHGVFRLRYGHPLPFGASIVPAGINFSVFSSNATGCTLILFEKGAQRPFAEIPFPPEFRMGDVFAMMVFDLDPEKIEYGYRMDGPFNPHAGHRFDPRHILLDPYARAVSGREAFRGPVKERDIFPHRGRIPANNFDWEHDRPLDLPVSELVIYELHVRGFTRHASSGVANPGTFDGLREKIPYLRDLGINCVELMPVFEFNEHENTRQNPDTGEHLHNYWGYSTLAFRAPKAGYAATAAAGGEVNEMKELVKAFHAAGIQVVLDVVFNHTAEGDATGPVISFRGLDNKTYYLLAPNGDYLNFSGCGNTLDCNHPVVRDFVIDCLRYWAAEYHIDGFRFDLASVLGRDSQGHPLPNPPLLESIAHDPVLAHCELIAEAWDAGGLYQVGNFPNYGRWMEWNGKFRDAARRFLRGDDDSVGEMVQRIMGSPDLYQPSGRRPSASVNFITCHDGFTLADLFAYSEKRNRENGEEGLDGGDENLSWNCGAEGPTEDPEIRALRLRCAKNAMTLLLVSQGVPMLYMGDEMGRTQRGNNNPYCHDAEWNWLDWKLAETDTGLRRFVKMLIAFRHSHASLHRDEWFTGTDNIGSGYPDISWHGVNPGQPDWGCHSHSLAFMICGQHDHAIGGSGEFFYAAFNMHSEDLDFDLPSLPARWSWHLMADTARPSPDDIREPAQAPLLGDRNRITLRAKSAVLCIGKEVG
- a CDS encoding DUF393 domain-containing protein, whose product is MSAPTPESSPVPVLYWDADCNFCRQWVARWKQTTGDRVDYRTLQTAPEDVRRAAGGESFERVVLRNSDGSIVTGARAALTALSTKSRCARLLLGCTRRLAVVSAAFESCYAWIAAHRVFCGKVTRWIWGADTLSPSYEVSGWLFPRLVGAVFLAAFLSLWTQIDGLAGSRGILPVAGYLEAVEAHFTATGAPHAAWWQMPSLLWFGASDGMLQLWLAVGTAASVLLALGIFAAPAALAAWVCYLAFVAAVPVFLGFQWDALLLETGLLVALYAPWQARLRFGESAPSRIGRLLVWWLLFRLMFESGLVKLHGFDASGRNACLDGTALQFHYFTQPIPAWTSWWMAQAPAWFHKLCLLGVFAIELVLPFLIIGPRRVRMVAFWGFSLLMAAIMLTGNYGFFNLLTLTLCITLVDDACWPSWIRAKLATEKPRVRTSLPGRLIRPLAAAIIVFASTLLLLSVLRVPVPRWAWNAVEPLLPLRSTNSYGLFSVMTTERPEITIETSADGEHWSTLQFRRKISPESNAMPFFAPHMPRLDWQMWFAALEMRSTRQLPAWFVPFLGRLQEGSPGMWGLLDMKNAPTERPEYVRIRLDLLTFATPDEKESSGRVWNSQALGDYTIEGRLSR
- a CDS encoding riboflavin synthase; amino-acid sequence: MFTGLVKEVGHVGWLRRTDQAVQLMLKAPRTASRVRNGESVAVNGCCLTVTAHRGDQMMFDLLEESLQRTNFGRLKPASPVNLERALRVEGRLGGHFVQGHVDCTGEVLAVTEQANDVRLDISIPPEFARYVVFKGSIAVNGVSLTVAAADDTGFSVWIIPHTLEATNLGDLEPGDIVNLEFDILAKYVERLLAARA
- a CDS encoding thioredoxin family protein, with translation MALTESTPLGPDFTMPDFLLPDVSSGESLSAAACAGENGTVVTFLCRHCPYVVHMLPELISIARGYLPRGIAFVGISANNIATHPEDAPEKLAAMIRERAIPFPVLYDESQDTARAFHAVCTPEFYIFDRSARLHYHGRMDASTPGNGVAVTGSDFRAALDALLGGHPAPSPQHPSMGCNIKWK
- a CDS encoding NUDIX hydrolase — its product is MGTRSNKPTKRISVMAWIEDAFGGVVLVKQAKGSRRWTLPGGKVKQGEALINALRREVREEIGMQIATAAPLDLLDRPRAGAVTILYRVLLKPGTLKPRPQEIAKIAVRRRLPAGSSATAAYFWRRAQQCFEPFALFTHPTTGAKRHPH